One genomic window of Azospirillum sp. TSH100 includes the following:
- a CDS encoding carboxymuconolactone decarboxylase family protein: MPLPLIEQADAAPEVRAVYDDIKATRNVPDVNNFWKAIAHHPPTLARTWDSLKEVMAPGALDPLVKEMIFVAVSVTNNCQYCIRSHEAAARRLGMTDAQFGELMAVVGMANETNRLAVGYQVELDERLK; encoded by the coding sequence ATGCCGCTTCCCCTCATCGAACAGGCCGATGCCGCACCGGAGGTCCGCGCCGTCTATGACGACATCAAGGCGACGCGCAATGTCCCCGACGTGAACAATTTCTGGAAGGCGATCGCCCATCACCCGCCGACCTTGGCGCGGACCTGGGACAGCCTGAAGGAGGTGATGGCACCGGGTGCGCTGGATCCGCTGGTGAAGGAGATGATCTTTGTCGCGGTCAGCGTGACCAACAATTGCCAGTATTGCATCCGTTCGCACGAGGCGGCGGCGCGCCGGCTGGGCATGACCGACGCACAGTTCGGCGAACTGATGGCGGTGGTGGGCATGGCGAACGAGACAAATCGTCTCGCGGTCGGCTATCAGGTCGAACTGGACGAGCGGCTGAAGTGA
- a CDS encoding molecular chaperone: MESTVLEVALSHQASPSRQDGSGIAKAPVPIDLDLAASAQALRLLARLHAEEPTPALLESLRDAPVGRGPLALDRDDALQAAALVDEVVSDLPERITRRSLAALTADFAAIHRTGELRTCPTEGPWLDEEMRADAAATLRRWRTGLGAELEAELRRPPLDGVADDHIAAELTVLAALFDRGRTLDALCFLDRHLLPWAPDFCSRVATRCREPFFAGIAILTNAQLDDLRDRLVELCGLPRPVEEGADARRRRRWTEGRFPRACTCDP; this comes from the coding sequence GTGGAGAGCACGGTACTGGAGGTCGCCCTGTCACATCAGGCGTCACCATCCCGTCAGGACGGGTCCGGCATTGCCAAGGCCCCCGTCCCAATCGATCTGGATTTGGCCGCTTCCGCCCAGGCACTGCGCCTTCTCGCGCGCCTGCATGCCGAGGAACCGACGCCCGCCCTGCTCGAATCGCTGCGCGATGCTCCGGTCGGTCGCGGTCCGCTGGCGCTCGACCGTGACGACGCCCTCCAGGCCGCCGCTCTGGTGGACGAGGTGGTGAGCGACCTGCCGGAACGGATCACCCGCCGTAGCCTCGCCGCGCTGACAGCCGATTTCGCCGCCATCCACCGCACCGGCGAATTGCGCACCTGCCCGACCGAAGGCCCTTGGCTGGACGAGGAGATGCGGGCCGATGCCGCCGCCACCCTACGGCGCTGGCGGACCGGATTGGGAGCGGAGTTGGAGGCGGAACTGCGCCGACCGCCGCTGGATGGCGTGGCGGACGACCATATCGCTGCGGAGCTGACTGTGCTGGCCGCGCTGTTCGACCGCGGGCGCACGCTCGACGCTCTGTGCTTCCTCGACCGACACCTCCTGCCCTGGGCGCCTGATTTCTGCAGCCGGGTCGCCACCCGTTGCCGGGAGCCTTTCTTCGCCGGTATCGCCATCCTGACCAATGCCCAACTCGACGACCTGCGGGATCGGCTCGTTGAGCTTTGCGGACTGCCCCGTCCAGTCGAGGAGGGCGCCGACGCCCGCCGCCGACGCCGCTGGACGGAAGGGCGCTTCCCCCGCGCCTGCACCTGCGACCCGTGA
- a CDS encoding hybrid sensor histidine kinase/response regulator has product MIRFFQWLVMSFRNLDSRTDRRGSLRLLRLLLAVSVALPLVLFAGIGWRERWEAQEEVERSSGKNALILHEHVLKVFDTMAQVLDRVDERIHGQTWREIAESEPLHRYLKTLEGELDQIGAIGLTDPDGHVRNSSLVFPARNTYVGERADFREQRERDSGLLIAGPVADPATGKPSFGISRRRSGPDGSAGGFDGMIAAIVNPDYFASFYRRIIGSDGESIALIRDDGVMLMRFPTLDPTRPNAALPTLPADRGLRAEIQRQPDEGIFRTDASHVQGLDRVFAYKRVGTFPIYVVYGLDQTQVTRAWWRNMALDAAFVAPATLALALIAWLAYSRAASEHAAVRRWADEVRNRERLEEALRQSQKMEALGQLTGGVAHDFNNLLTAALANLHLLGRHLPAEGQRFLSGTRTALERAEKLTRQLLSFSRQDAVNLTVVDLGDSLRGMGDLLERSLRAEVTLEWDIATAPMAVAVDPVQLEMAVLNLVLNARDAMPGGGRIRIAAAPGPEPRTARIEVSDTGAGMPADVIARAFDPFFSTKGVGKGTGLGLSMVYGFARQSGGSAAIDSQPGEGARVRIDLPLTDLRPEAARPLPPAPAADPRPLRVLVVEDNPLVLMATVEGLTQEGFTVETAEDGVTALRLLETDRNFDLVVSDVVMPGGVSGVDLARHIRENWPQLRVLLASGYSPESLATMGADTASVLAKPFTPDQLAARIRSLTRA; this is encoded by the coding sequence ATGATCCGCTTTTTTCAATGGTTGGTGATGTCCTTTCGCAACCTCGACAGCCGGACCGACCGCAGAGGGTCATTGCGCCTTCTGCGCCTTCTGCTGGCTGTGTCGGTTGCCCTGCCGCTCGTGCTGTTCGCCGGCATCGGCTGGCGCGAGCGGTGGGAGGCGCAGGAGGAGGTCGAGCGCAGCAGCGGCAAGAACGCACTGATCCTGCACGAACATGTGCTGAAGGTGTTCGACACCATGGCGCAGGTGCTGGACCGGGTCGACGAACGCATCCATGGGCAGACGTGGCGCGAGATCGCCGAGTCGGAACCGCTGCACCGCTACCTGAAGACCCTGGAAGGCGAGCTTGACCAGATCGGCGCCATAGGACTGACCGACCCCGACGGCCATGTGCGCAACTCCAGCCTCGTCTTTCCAGCGCGCAACACCTATGTCGGCGAACGGGCGGACTTCCGCGAGCAGCGGGAACGGGACTCCGGTCTGCTCATCGCCGGGCCGGTCGCCGATCCCGCCACCGGCAAGCCGAGCTTCGGCATCAGCCGGCGCCGCAGTGGTCCGGACGGTTCCGCTGGCGGTTTCGACGGGATGATCGCCGCGATCGTCAATCCCGATTACTTCGCCAGCTTTTACCGGCGGATCATCGGCAGCGACGGGGAATCCATCGCGCTGATCCGTGACGACGGCGTGATGCTGATGCGGTTCCCGACGCTGGACCCGACGCGGCCGAATGCGGCGCTGCCCACCCTGCCGGCCGACCGCGGACTGCGTGCCGAAATCCAGCGCCAGCCGGACGAGGGGATTTTCCGCACCGACGCCAGCCATGTGCAGGGGCTGGATCGCGTGTTCGCCTACAAGCGGGTCGGCACCTTTCCGATCTATGTCGTCTACGGGCTGGACCAGACGCAGGTCACCCGCGCCTGGTGGCGAAACATGGCGCTGGACGCCGCCTTCGTCGCGCCGGCGACGCTGGCCCTGGCGCTGATCGCCTGGCTGGCCTACAGCCGCGCCGCCTCCGAACATGCTGCGGTCCGCCGCTGGGCGGACGAGGTGCGCAACCGCGAAAGGCTGGAGGAGGCGCTGCGCCAGAGCCAGAAGATGGAAGCGCTCGGCCAGTTGACCGGCGGGGTGGCGCATGACTTCAACAATCTGCTGACCGCGGCACTCGCCAACCTGCATCTGCTGGGCCGCCATCTGCCCGCCGAGGGCCAGCGTTTCCTGAGTGGAACACGGACCGCGCTGGAACGGGCGGAGAAGCTGACACGGCAACTGCTGTCCTTCTCGCGCCAGGATGCGGTCAATCTGACCGTAGTCGATCTCGGCGACAGCCTGCGCGGGATGGGGGACCTGCTGGAACGCTCCTTGCGGGCAGAGGTCACGCTTGAGTGGGACATCGCCACCGCACCGATGGCGGTCGCGGTCGACCCGGTGCAGCTGGAAATGGCGGTGCTGAATCTTGTGCTGAACGCCCGGGACGCCATGCCCGGCGGTGGCCGCATCCGGATCGCCGCAGCCCCGGGCCCGGAGCCCCGCACCGCCCGCATCGAGGTCTCCGACACCGGCGCCGGCATGCCGGCCGATGTGATTGCCCGTGCCTTCGATCCCTTCTTCAGCACAAAGGGGGTCGGCAAGGGAACCGGGCTCGGCCTGTCGATGGTCTATGGCTTCGCCCGCCAGTCCGGCGGCAGCGCCGCCATCGACAGTCAGCCCGGCGAGGGCGCGCGTGTGCGCATCGACCTGCCGCTGACCGACCTCCGGCCGGAAGCGGCGCGCCCCCTACCGCCGGCGCCGGCCGCGGATCCACGCCCGCTGCGCGTTCTGGTGGTCGAGGACAATCCGCTGGTGCTGATGGCGACGGTGGAGGGACTGACCCAGGAGGGTTTCACGGTCGAAACCGCCGAGGACGGCGTCACGGCGCTGAGGCTGCTGGAGACCGACCGGAACTTCGATCTGGTGGTGTCCGACGTCGTCATGCCGGGCGGCGTTTCCGGCGTCGACCTCGCCCGGCACATCCGCGAGAACTGGCCGCAGCTGCGCGTTCTGCTGGCGTCCGGATACAGCCCGGAATCGCTCGCCACGATGGGCGCGGACACCGCGTCCGTCCTGGCCAAGCCCTTCACCCCGGACCAGTTGGCGGCGCGCATCCGCTCCCTGACCCGGGCATGA
- a CDS encoding ABC transporter ATP-binding protein, translating to MTDASSLTGGPAIDVRGLVKRFGGKTVVNDVSIRVEAGEIYGFLGPNGSGKTTTIRLLCGLLTPDAGEGTCLGLDIRRQSAAIKRQVGYMTQKFSFWEDLSIAENLDFVARMYDLPDRRRRVVEALDRLGLSNRRTQLAGELSGGWKQRLALAACILHEPKLLLLDEPTAGVDPKARREFWDEIHRLAGEGLTVLVSTHYMDEAERCHRIAYIAYGTLMTHGTVDQVIAGSGLHTRLVAGNGLHRIAAALDGQPGVEMVAVFGSRLHVSGTDAAALDRALAPWSVPLESGRLGTRQPELRITATEPTLEDVFIHLMNRSTDNFR from the coding sequence ATGACGGATGCGTCCTCTCTAACCGGCGGCCCGGCGATCGACGTGCGCGGGCTGGTCAAGCGATTCGGCGGCAAGACCGTGGTCAACGATGTGTCGATCCGGGTGGAGGCCGGCGAGATCTATGGCTTTCTCGGCCCCAACGGCTCGGGGAAGACCACGACGATCCGGCTGCTGTGCGGCCTGCTGACCCCCGATGCGGGAGAGGGCACCTGTCTTGGCCTCGACATTCGGCGGCAGAGTGCGGCGATCAAGCGGCAGGTCGGCTACATGACCCAGAAGTTCAGCTTCTGGGAGGATCTGAGCATCGCCGAAAATTTGGACTTCGTCGCCCGCATGTACGACCTGCCCGATCGTCGACGGCGGGTGGTGGAGGCGCTGGACCGGCTGGGTCTGTCCAACCGCCGCACGCAGCTGGCGGGGGAACTGTCGGGCGGCTGGAAGCAGCGTCTGGCACTGGCCGCCTGCATCCTGCACGAACCGAAGCTGTTGCTGTTGGACGAACCGACGGCGGGTGTCGATCCCAAGGCGCGGCGGGAATTCTGGGATGAGATCCACCGGCTGGCCGGGGAAGGGCTGACGGTGCTGGTCAGCACCCACTACATGGACGAGGCGGAACGCTGCCACCGCATCGCCTACATCGCCTATGGCACGTTGATGACGCACGGAACGGTCGATCAGGTGATCGCCGGATCGGGACTGCACACCCGTCTGGTGGCAGGCAACGGCCTGCACCGCATCGCCGCGGCGCTGGACGGTCAGCCGGGGGTGGAGATGGTCGCTGTCTTCGGCAGCCGCCTGCATGTCAGCGGCACCGACGCCGCTGCCCTGGATCGGGCGCTCGCCCCCTGGTCGGTCCCATTGGAGTCGGGGCGACTGGGGACGAGGCAGCCGGAGCTGCGGATCACCGCGACGGAACCGACGCTGGAAGACGTCTTCATCCACCTGATGAACCGCAGCACCGACAATTTCCGGTGA
- a CDS encoding HlyD family secretion protein: protein MSGFLGSILDGLAGLALAIGLPFAAGGAPPLAHGYVEGEYLRIAAPGAGMLESLSVVRGARVEAGAPLFAIDRATARAERDRLAAALAQARAQRADLATGKRAQEVAVLTAQKARAEAALRYSASELARQQELVARKVSSPDKLDQARAAFDRDRGQLAEAEAQLAVAALPARPEQLRAADEAVTQADAALAQAERRLSDLAPVAPVAALVEDTLYNPGEWVPAGSPVVSLLPPERVKLVLFVPETAMAGVAPGGALSVRCDGCPTGLSARVTRVASQAEYTPPVIYSVGSREKLVFRVEAVPDRLLNPGLPVDVWTATVSSAGAEQ, encoded by the coding sequence ATGAGCGGATTTCTCGGAAGCATCCTGGACGGTCTGGCGGGCTTGGCACTGGCGATCGGTCTGCCCTTCGCGGCAGGCGGGGCGCCGCCGCTCGCCCATGGCTATGTGGAGGGGGAGTATCTGCGCATCGCCGCTCCCGGTGCCGGCATGCTGGAAAGCCTGTCGGTCGTCCGCGGAGCGCGGGTGGAGGCGGGGGCTCCGCTGTTCGCCATCGACCGCGCCACCGCCAGGGCGGAGCGTGACCGGCTGGCGGCGGCACTGGCCCAGGCGAGGGCGCAGCGCGCCGACCTCGCCACCGGCAAGCGGGCGCAGGAGGTGGCTGTACTGACCGCGCAGAAGGCGCGGGCGGAGGCCGCTCTGCGCTATTCGGCATCCGAGTTGGCGCGGCAGCAGGAACTGGTCGCGCGCAAGGTCTCCTCTCCCGACAAGCTCGATCAGGCACGCGCCGCCTTCGACCGTGACCGTGGACAGTTGGCGGAGGCGGAGGCGCAGCTTGCGGTCGCGGCACTCCCCGCCCGCCCCGAGCAGCTGCGCGCCGCCGACGAGGCGGTGACCCAGGCGGACGCGGCGCTTGCCCAGGCGGAGAGGCGTCTGTCCGATCTGGCGCCGGTCGCTCCGGTGGCGGCCCTGGTGGAAGATACGCTGTACAATCCAGGCGAGTGGGTGCCGGCCGGCTCCCCCGTCGTGTCGCTTCTGCCACCGGAGCGGGTGAAGCTGGTGCTGTTCGTGCCGGAGACCGCCATGGCGGGGGTGGCGCCGGGCGGTGCCCTGTCGGTGCGTTGTGACGGTTGTCCGACGGGCTTGTCGGCACGGGTGACGCGGGTCGCCTCCCAGGCGGAATACACCCCGCCGGTGATCTACAGCGTCGGCAGCCGGGAAAAGCTCGTCTTCCGGGTGGAGGCTGTACCGGACCGGCTGCTGAACCCAGGCTTGCCGGTGGATGTATGGACGGCCACTGTTTCGTCGGCGGGGGCGGAGCAATGA
- a CDS encoding TetR/AcrR family transcriptional regulator — protein MPARPPDPGPESSSDGDLPRWRRRKGARPQEIVAAAMEVFAERGFAAARLEEVAARAGVSKGTLYLYFPSKDELFKAVIRAAILPNLEQAEALVAAVGGPCFPLLERLLRMVARLIATTRMAVIPRLVIAEAGNFPELAAFYHREVIRRGFGVVAALLRRGIESGEFREMPIDPNVRLIVAPLLMSAVWRTSFDGVDCEPTLDVTALVEVHLGNLRRVLLSDAGDRARAGEDAP, from the coding sequence ATGCCCGCCCGCCCGCCCGATCCAGGACCGGAATCCTCATCCGATGGCGACCTTCCGCGCTGGCGTCGCCGCAAGGGCGCCCGTCCGCAGGAGATCGTCGCCGCTGCCATGGAGGTCTTCGCCGAACGCGGCTTTGCCGCCGCGCGGCTGGAGGAGGTGGCCGCCCGCGCCGGCGTCAGCAAGGGCACGCTTTACCTCTACTTCCCCAGCAAGGACGAGCTTTTCAAGGCGGTGATCCGTGCCGCCATCCTGCCCAACCTTGAACAGGCCGAAGCGCTGGTCGCGGCGGTCGGCGGCCCCTGCTTTCCGTTGCTGGAGCGGCTGCTGCGCATGGTGGCTCGGCTGATCGCGACGACCCGAATGGCGGTGATCCCGCGGCTGGTGATCGCCGAGGCCGGCAATTTTCCCGAGCTTGCCGCCTTCTATCACCGCGAGGTGATCCGACGCGGCTTCGGCGTGGTTGCGGCCCTGCTGCGGCGGGGAATCGAGAGCGGGGAGTTCCGGGAAATGCCGATCGACCCCAACGTGCGTCTGATCGTCGCACCGCTGCTGATGAGCGCGGTGTGGCGGACCTCCTTCGATGGTGTGGATTGCGAGCCGACGCTGGACGTGACGGCGCTGGTGGAGGTCCATCTCGGCAATCTGCGCCGGGTGCTGCTGAGCGATGCGGGAGATAGGGCAAGGGCAGGGGAGGATGCGCCATGA
- the nifA gene encoding nif-specific transcriptional activator NifA, with amino-acid sequence MPSAAQSASSSSLELLTIYEVSKILGSSLDLEQTLREVLRALSYQLQMHRGRVYLQGEDGALRLVAAQGLPKDSPAQEIDYNQGEGISGRILKTGMPAVVPNLAEEPLFNNRSGGRDDLDEQVASLVGVPIKAAGTVIGVLTIDRISDDGPSGHFGSDVRFLTMVANLIGQTVRLHRTVAEERRFMMRETFRVQKELRPVVAPVNDVVCTSPNMVDVLAQVHRVAPFKSTVLIRGESGTGKELIARAIHNLSPRKDAPFIRVNCAALPEALLESELFGHEKGSFTGAQKDHKGRFELASGGTLFLDEIGDISSNFQAKLLRVLQEQEFERVGGSKTIKTDVRLICATNLNLEEAVGHGKFRADLYFRINVVTIHLPPLRERRGDIAMLAKHFVGKFGRDNGLNLDIAPEALEVLNRCTWPGNVRELENCIERAATQCRNGTIHVPDLSCSMNLCNSSVLFQYRTMGAAVGGLAPSMSGAVTNPAQGRAQPSAVPPTMPPAMPAPHNGTANGAQWPACASGCSAGPAPACGASKPLPPSAILPLPNPLPTASSAPVPSAPAPQPALNPASAGPDLPLDEPESGPLRDRLVWAMERTGWVQAKAARLLGMTTRQVSYALRKYNIEIKRF; translated from the coding sequence ATGCCGAGTGCTGCCCAGTCCGCGTCCTCCTCCAGCCTGGAACTGCTGACGATCTACGAGGTCAGCAAGATCCTCGGGTCGTCGCTGGACCTGGAGCAGACCCTTCGCGAGGTGCTGCGGGCACTGTCCTACCAATTGCAGATGCATCGCGGCCGGGTCTACCTCCAGGGTGAGGACGGGGCCTTGCGGCTCGTCGCCGCGCAGGGGCTGCCGAAGGACTCGCCGGCGCAGGAGATCGACTACAACCAGGGCGAAGGCATCAGCGGGCGCATCCTGAAGACCGGCATGCCGGCCGTCGTGCCCAATCTGGCCGAAGAGCCGCTGTTCAACAACCGCTCCGGCGGGCGCGACGATCTCGACGAACAGGTGGCCTCGCTGGTCGGCGTGCCGATCAAGGCGGCCGGCACCGTCATCGGCGTGCTGACCATCGACCGCATCTCCGACGACGGCCCCAGCGGCCATTTCGGCTCCGACGTCCGTTTCCTGACCATGGTCGCCAACCTGATCGGCCAGACCGTGCGCCTGCACCGGACAGTGGCGGAGGAGCGGCGCTTCATGATGCGCGAGACCTTCCGCGTCCAGAAGGAGCTGCGGCCGGTGGTGGCGCCGGTCAACGACGTGGTCTGCACCAGCCCCAACATGGTCGACGTGCTGGCCCAGGTCCACCGGGTGGCGCCCTTCAAGTCGACCGTGCTGATCCGCGGCGAGAGCGGCACCGGCAAGGAGCTTATCGCGCGTGCCATCCACAACCTTTCGCCGCGCAAGGACGCCCCCTTCATCCGCGTCAACTGCGCCGCCCTGCCCGAAGCGCTTCTGGAATCGGAGCTGTTCGGCCACGAGAAGGGGTCCTTCACCGGCGCGCAGAAGGATCATAAGGGCCGGTTCGAACTGGCGTCGGGCGGCACGCTGTTCCTCGACGAGATCGGCGACATCTCCTCCAACTTCCAGGCCAAGCTGCTGCGCGTGTTGCAGGAGCAGGAGTTCGAGCGGGTCGGCGGGTCGAAGACGATCAAGACCGACGTGCGGCTGATCTGCGCAACCAACCTGAACCTTGAGGAGGCGGTCGGTCACGGCAAATTCCGCGCCGACCTGTATTTCCGCATCAACGTGGTGACGATCCACCTGCCGCCGCTGCGCGAACGGCGCGGCGACATCGCCATGCTGGCCAAGCATTTCGTCGGCAAGTTCGGCCGCGACAATGGCCTGAACCTCGATATCGCGCCGGAAGCCCTGGAGGTGCTGAACCGCTGCACCTGGCCCGGCAACGTGCGCGAACTGGAAAACTGCATCGAGCGCGCGGCGACCCAATGCCGCAACGGCACCATCCATGTGCCCGACCTGTCCTGCAGCATGAACCTGTGCAACTCTTCGGTGCTGTTCCAGTACCGCACCATGGGCGCCGCCGTCGGCGGGTTGGCTCCATCGATGAGCGGCGCCGTGACCAACCCGGCGCAGGGCCGCGCACAGCCGTCCGCGGTCCCACCCACCATGCCGCCAGCCATGCCGGCACCGCACAACGGAACGGCGAACGGGGCACAATGGCCGGCCTGCGCGTCGGGCTGTTCCGCCGGACCGGCGCCGGCCTGTGGCGCTTCCAAACCGCTGCCGCCCTCGGCCATCCTCCCTCTGCCCAACCCTCTGCCGACGGCATCCTCGGCACCCGTCCCCTCCGCTCCGGCCCCGCAACCGGCCCTGAATCCGGCATCGGCCGGTCCGGACCTGCCCTTGGACGAGCCGGAGTCGGGGCCGCTGCGCGACCGGCTGGTCTGGGCGATGGAGCGCACCGGCTGGGTGCAGGCAAAGGCCGCCCGGCTGCTGGGCATGACGACGCGTCAGGTGAGCTACGCGCTGCGCAAGTACAACATCGAAATCAAAAGGTTCTAA
- a CDS encoding adenylate/guanylate cyclase domain-containing protein → MPSLEKPLALLFVDIADSTMLYERIGNATAAALTQRVLAHLRRLVEEHRGGVIKSLGDGLLAAFPQCDDSARTACAMIDIQDQYGLRLRIGIHFGSVIEGVGDLYGDACNVAARVQQIARPGEILATQALVDGLSADPRGRTKPLSNVTMKGKTAPIRVHQIRTVDDADDDAIDSTTLGFSLVSEAGHRMVTLHLSYRGQDITLSRALPRVTIGREDSSGLRIASRQTSRQHAVIDFTRESFVLTDHSTNGTFIRSGGSPPVVLRRDATKLVGSGLIGFGAEALDEGQDHVVAFRGELA, encoded by the coding sequence TTGCCTTCGCTTGAGAAGCCACTCGCCCTGCTGTTCGTCGACATCGCCGACAGCACGATGCTGTACGAGCGCATCGGCAACGCCACCGCGGCCGCGCTGACGCAGCGGGTTCTGGCCCATCTGCGCCGGCTGGTGGAGGAGCATCGCGGCGGCGTCATCAAGAGCCTGGGCGACGGGCTGCTCGCCGCCTTCCCACAGTGCGACGACAGTGCCCGCACCGCCTGCGCGATGATCGACATCCAGGACCAGTACGGGCTGCGGCTGCGCATCGGCATCCATTTCGGCTCGGTGATCGAAGGGGTCGGCGACCTCTATGGCGACGCCTGCAACGTGGCGGCCCGGGTCCAGCAGATCGCCCGGCCCGGCGAGATCCTGGCGACGCAGGCATTGGTCGATGGGCTGTCGGCCGATCCGCGCGGCCGGACCAAGCCGCTGAGCAACGTCACGATGAAAGGCAAGACGGCGCCGATCCGCGTCCACCAGATCAGGACCGTCGATGACGCTGACGACGACGCCATCGACAGCACCACGTTGGGCTTCTCCCTGGTGTCGGAGGCCGGCCATAGGATGGTCACCCTGCACCTCTCCTATCGCGGCCAGGACATCACGCTGAGCCGGGCGCTGCCCCGTGTCACCATCGGGCGGGAGGACAGCAGCGGCCTGCGCATCGCATCGCGCCAGACCTCGCGCCAGCATGCGGTGATCGACTTCACCCGCGAAAGCTTCGTGCTGACCGACCATTCGACCAACGGCACCTTCATTCGCAGCGGCGGGTCGCCGCCGGTGGTGCTGCGCCGCGATGCGACCAAGCTGGTCGGCAGCGGCCTGATCGGTTTCGGGGCGGAAGCCCTGGACGAGGGGCAGGACCATGTCGTCGCCTTCCGCGGCGAGTTGGCCTGA
- the nifB gene encoding nitrogenase cofactor biosynthesis protein NifB, whose protein sequence is MMGNVVSLDSIFGLGELAPPAVMPAAPEAASGCSSSSCGSSDGPADMDPAVWEKVKNHPCYSEEAHHYFARMHVAVAPACNIQCNYCNRKYDCSNESRPGVVSEKLTPDQALKKILAVAQEIPQLSVIGIAGPGDSLAAAGKNTFATFEMLQKKAPDLKLCLSTNGLALPDHVDTIAQYNIDHVTITINMVDPEVGAQIYPWIFYKHKRWTGLDAAKILHEQQMLGLEMLTSRGILVKVNSVMIPGVNDEHLLEVNKAVKSRGAFLHNIMPLISDPAHGTWFGLNGQRGPTAQELKVVQDACEGGAKLMRHCRQCRADAVGLLGEDRGEEFTADKIEAMGFVEYDDEARRTYREHVESERAGRNASKAAAQADVQESIGFTVDPILIAVATKGGERINEHFGHAKEFQIYEVGPNGAKFVGHRRVDQYCEGGSGDVDTLDGVLAAINDCTAVFVAKIGGCPSKSLADAGIEPVDRFAFDYIEESALAYFKDYAERLGQGVVQSRAGQDAVIRTGALTARRA, encoded by the coding sequence ATGATGGGCAACGTGGTTTCGCTCGACAGCATCTTCGGGTTGGGAGAACTGGCCCCGCCAGCCGTGATGCCGGCAGCACCCGAGGCGGCGTCCGGCTGTTCGTCGTCGTCCTGCGGATCGTCCGACGGTCCGGCCGACATGGATCCGGCGGTGTGGGAAAAGGTGAAGAACCATCCCTGCTATTCGGAAGAGGCGCATCACTATTTCGCGCGCATGCATGTCGCGGTCGCCCCGGCCTGCAACATCCAGTGCAACTACTGCAACCGCAAATACGATTGCTCCAACGAGAGCCGGCCGGGCGTCGTCTCCGAAAAACTGACCCCCGATCAGGCGCTCAAGAAGATCCTCGCCGTCGCCCAGGAAATCCCGCAGCTGTCGGTGATCGGCATCGCCGGCCCCGGCGACAGTCTGGCGGCCGCCGGCAAGAACACCTTCGCCACCTTCGAAATGCTGCAGAAGAAGGCGCCGGACCTGAAGCTGTGCCTGTCCACCAACGGTCTGGCCCTGCCCGACCATGTGGACACCATCGCGCAATACAACATCGACCACGTCACCATCACCATCAACATGGTCGATCCCGAGGTCGGCGCGCAGATCTACCCGTGGATCTTCTACAAGCACAAGCGCTGGACCGGGCTGGACGCCGCCAAGATCCTGCACGAGCAGCAGATGCTGGGGCTGGAGATGCTGACCTCGCGCGGCATCCTGGTGAAGGTGAACTCGGTCATGATCCCGGGGGTCAATGACGAGCACCTGCTGGAGGTGAACAAGGCGGTGAAGAGCCGCGGCGCCTTCCTGCACAACATCATGCCGCTGATCTCCGACCCCGCCCACGGCACCTGGTTCGGCCTGAACGGCCAGCGCGGGCCGACCGCGCAGGAGCTGAAGGTGGTGCAGGACGCCTGCGAGGGCGGGGCCAAGCTGATGCGCCACTGCCGCCAGTGCCGCGCCGACGCCGTCGGCCTGCTGGGCGAGGACCGCGGCGAGGAGTTCACCGCCGACAAGATCGAGGCGATGGGCTTCGTCGAGTATGACGACGAGGCCCGCCGCACCTACCGCGAGCATGTCGAATCCGAGCGCGCCGGCCGCAACGCCTCCAAGGCGGCGGCCCAGGCCGACGTCCAGGAGAGCATCGGCTTCACCGTCGATCCGATCCTGATCGCCGTCGCCACCAAGGGCGGCGAGCGCATCAACGAGCATTTCGGCCACGCCAAGGAATTCCAGATCTACGAGGTCGGCCCAAACGGCGCCAAGTTCGTCGGTCACCGCCGCGTAGACCAGTATTGCGAGGGCGGTTCCGGCGACGTCGACACGCTGGACGGCGTGCTGGCGGCGATCAACGACTGCACCGCGGTGTTCGTCGCCAAGATCGGCGGCTGCCCGTCCAAGTCGCTGGCCGATGCCGGCATCGAGCCGGTCGACCGCTTCGCCTTCGACTACATCGAGGAATCGGCGCTCGCCTACTTCAAGGACTACGCCGAGCGGCTCGGCCAGGGCGTCGTCCAGTCCCGCGCCGGCCAGGACGCGGTGATCCGCACCGGGGCGCTGACCGCGCGCCGCGCCTGA
- a CDS encoding 4Fe-4S dicluster domain-containing protein, whose protein sequence is MAYKIKSAECTVCGACEAECPNIAISLKKGTYVIDPAKCTECQGHFDSPQCAAVCPADCCVPA, encoded by the coding sequence ATGGCCTACAAGATCAAATCCGCCGAATGCACCGTCTGCGGCGCCTGCGAGGCCGAGTGCCCGAACATCGCCATCAGCCTGAAGAAGGGCACTTACGTCATCGACCCGGCCAAATGCACCGAATGCCAGGGCCATTTCGACAGCCCGCAATGCGCCGCCGTCTGCCCGGCCGACTGCTGCGTCCCGGCGTGA